A portion of the Drosophila sechellia strain sech25 chromosome 2R, ASM438219v1, whole genome shotgun sequence genome contains these proteins:
- the LOC6609306 gene encoding uncharacterized protein LOC6609306 isoform X1, which translates to MLRRRSAANTNSGLLCLPDDVLMIILSYLDLKNQLKLKHFHFRFKNLIPYVWRAYNKSAHISLIEMQLSDKDLRYFLESTQQTLSTLRFKMNERSNFEILTSYRFPNLKDFRFSTHSFTLNDADVPRMLMTFPNLTTFSPHGKFTGIHFEELEFLENLTVSYCSKFKVANLIQILKTRKIKSLKLGIFDTDQISNTELPWNGIRNLEQLQCYHEEMTVWFLSKLERLTHLKKLFLCGHVSNGFLREMLIAAKRNTINMIEINQNISIFLETYGLNVAIKTLKVANFGMHAYQHLHINVNELYIQYSVCVDESKFHTLIENLNKHEVLGLYRCTFGFKEFTFDAMKLGENRTTALNIYVELNTYLSSNKDAIPMTWKVQGEHSLFNLHMEHPKITFNSDTVSIYFD; encoded by the exons ATGCTGCGACGACGGAGTGCTGCG AATACCAACTCTGGCTTACTATGCCTGCCCGATGATGTTCTAATGATAATTCTAAGTTATCTCGACTTGAAGAATCAACTAAAACTGAAGCACTTTCATTTCCGGTTTAAAAACTTAATACCGTACGTGTGGCGTGCTTATAACAAATCTGCACATATATCCTTGATTGAAATGCAGCTGAGCGACAAGGATTTGCGATACTTCCTGGAAAGTACTCAGCAAACCCTCAGTACCCTGCGGTTTAAAATGAATGAAAGATCTAACTTCGAAATTCTTACCAGCTATAGATTTCCAAATCTTAAAGATTTTCGATTTTCAACGCATTCGTTTACCTTAAACGATGCGGACGTCCCACGAATGTTGATGACTTTTCCAAATCTGACAACTTTTAGCCCCCATGGAAAGTTTACTGGCATACACTTTGAAGAATTGGAGTTCCTCGAGAACCTCACGGTATCCTATTGTAGCAAATTCAAAGTCGCCAACTTGATACAGATCCTGAAAACCCGAAAAATAAAATCCCTGAAGCTGGGAATCTTTGATACTGACCAGATCTCGAATACAGAACTGCCCTGGAATGGGATTAGAAACCTAGAGCAGCTGCAGTGCTACCACGAGGAAATGACGGTGTGGTTCCTATCGAAACTGGAACGTTTAACTCACTTAAAGAAGCTATTTCTTTGTGGTCACGTTAGTAACGGATTTCTGAGAGAGATGCTTATAGCTGCAAAGAGAAACACTATAAATATGATCGAGATAAACCAAAATATATCCATCTTTCTTGAAACTTATGGTTTAAATGTGGCTATTAAGACCCTAAAGGTGGCTAATTTCGGTATGCATGCGTATCAGCATCTTCACATTAATGTCAATGAATTGTATATACAATATTCGGTTTGTGTGGACGAAAGTAAGTTTCATACCTTAATAGAAAACCTAAACAAACACGAGGTCCTGGGCTTATACCGCTGCACCTTCGGATTCAAGGAGTTCACATTCGATGCAATGAAACTGGGGGAAAACCGTACTACAGCACTTAATATTTATGTGGAACTAAACACGTATCTCAGCTCTAATAAG GATGCCATCCCCATGACCTGGAAAGTGCAAGGGGAACATAGTCTTTTCAATCTGCACATGGAGCATCCAAAAATCACTTTTAACTCCGATACAGTTTCAATTTACTTTGATTGA
- the LOC6609305 gene encoding cyclin-dependent kinase 5 homolog yields the protein MLKYDKMEKIGEGTYGTVFKGRNRDTMEIVALKRVRLDEDDEGVPSSALREICLLKELKHKNIVRLIDVLHSDKKLTLVFEHCDQDLKKYFDSLNGEIDMAVCRSFMLQLLRGLAFCHSHNVLHRDLKPQNLLINKNGELKLADFGLARAFGIPVKCYSAEVVTLWYRPPDVLFGAKLYTTSIDMWSAGCILAELADAGRPLFPGSDVLDQLMKIFRVLGTPNEDSWPGVSHLSDYVALPSFPAITSWSQLVPRLNSKGRDLLQKLLICRPNQRISAEAAMQHPYFTDSSSSGH from the exons ATGCTGAAGTACGATAAAATGGAGAAGATCGGGGAGGGCACCTACGGCACGGTGTTCAAGGGCCGCAACCGCGACACCATGGAAATAGTGGCCCTGAAACGGGTGCGACTGGACGAGGACGACGAGGGTGTGCCGAGTTCTGCCCTCCGGGAGATCTGCCTGCTGAAG GAGCTGAAGCACAAAAACATTGTCCGCCTCATAGACGTCCTGCACTCGGACAAGAAACTCACCCTGGTCTTCGAGCACTGCGACCAGGACCTCAAGAAGTACTTTGACAGCCTTAACGGGGAGATCGACATGGCCGTCTGCAGGAGCTTTATGCTCCAACTGCTCCGCGGACTGGCCTTCTGCCACAG CCATAATGTCCTGCATCGCGATCTGAAACCACAGAACCTGCTGATCAACAAAAACGGCGAGCTAAAGCTGGCTGACTTTGGTCTGGCTAGAGCCTTTGGCATTCCCGTGAAGTGCTACTCCGCAGAAGTGGTGACCCTGTGGTACCGACCACCCGATGTACTGTTTGGAGCCAAGCTTTATACGACCAGCATAGACATGTGGTCGGCTGGATGCATTTTGGCCGAACTGGCGGACGCTGGACGACCGCTGTTTCCCGGCTCTGACGTGCTCGACCAGCTGATGAAGATCTTCCGTGTGCTGGGCACCCCCAACGAGGACTCCTGGCCAGGAGTTTCGCATCTCTCCGACTACGTGGCGCTTCCAT CTTTTCCGGCCATCACCTCGTGGAGTCAACTGGTCCCTAGGCTAAACTCCAAGGGACGCGacctgctgcaaaagctgctCATCTGCCGGCCAAATCAGCGAATTAGCGCGGAGGCCGCGATGCAGCATCCTTACTTTACGGACAGCAGCTCTTCGGGACACTGA
- the LOC6609306 gene encoding uncharacterized protein LOC6609306 isoform X2, whose amino-acid sequence MIDSDLMNTNSGLLCLPDDVLMIILSYLDLKNQLKLKHFHFRFKNLIPYVWRAYNKSAHISLIEMQLSDKDLRYFLESTQQTLSTLRFKMNERSNFEILTSYRFPNLKDFRFSTHSFTLNDADVPRMLMTFPNLTTFSPHGKFTGIHFEELEFLENLTVSYCSKFKVANLIQILKTRKIKSLKLGIFDTDQISNTELPWNGIRNLEQLQCYHEEMTVWFLSKLERLTHLKKLFLCGHVSNGFLREMLIAAKRNTINMIEINQNISIFLETYGLNVAIKTLKVANFGMHAYQHLHINVNELYIQYSVCVDESKFHTLIENLNKHEVLGLYRCTFGFKEFTFDAMKLGENRTTALNIYVELNTYLSSNKDAIPMTWKVQGEHSLFNLHMEHPKITFNSDTVSIYFD is encoded by the exons ATGATAGACAGCGATCTTATG AATACCAACTCTGGCTTACTATGCCTGCCCGATGATGTTCTAATGATAATTCTAAGTTATCTCGACTTGAAGAATCAACTAAAACTGAAGCACTTTCATTTCCGGTTTAAAAACTTAATACCGTACGTGTGGCGTGCTTATAACAAATCTGCACATATATCCTTGATTGAAATGCAGCTGAGCGACAAGGATTTGCGATACTTCCTGGAAAGTACTCAGCAAACCCTCAGTACCCTGCGGTTTAAAATGAATGAAAGATCTAACTTCGAAATTCTTACCAGCTATAGATTTCCAAATCTTAAAGATTTTCGATTTTCAACGCATTCGTTTACCTTAAACGATGCGGACGTCCCACGAATGTTGATGACTTTTCCAAATCTGACAACTTTTAGCCCCCATGGAAAGTTTACTGGCATACACTTTGAAGAATTGGAGTTCCTCGAGAACCTCACGGTATCCTATTGTAGCAAATTCAAAGTCGCCAACTTGATACAGATCCTGAAAACCCGAAAAATAAAATCCCTGAAGCTGGGAATCTTTGATACTGACCAGATCTCGAATACAGAACTGCCCTGGAATGGGATTAGAAACCTAGAGCAGCTGCAGTGCTACCACGAGGAAATGACGGTGTGGTTCCTATCGAAACTGGAACGTTTAACTCACTTAAAGAAGCTATTTCTTTGTGGTCACGTTAGTAACGGATTTCTGAGAGAGATGCTTATAGCTGCAAAGAGAAACACTATAAATATGATCGAGATAAACCAAAATATATCCATCTTTCTTGAAACTTATGGTTTAAATGTGGCTATTAAGACCCTAAAGGTGGCTAATTTCGGTATGCATGCGTATCAGCATCTTCACATTAATGTCAATGAATTGTATATACAATATTCGGTTTGTGTGGACGAAAGTAAGTTTCATACCTTAATAGAAAACCTAAACAAACACGAGGTCCTGGGCTTATACCGCTGCACCTTCGGATTCAAGGAGTTCACATTCGATGCAATGAAACTGGGGGAAAACCGTACTACAGCACTTAATATTTATGTGGAACTAAACACGTATCTCAGCTCTAATAAG GATGCCATCCCCATGACCTGGAAAGTGCAAGGGGAACATAGTCTTTTCAATCTGCACATGGAGCATCCAAAAATCACTTTTAACTCCGATACAGTTTCAATTTACTTTGATTGA
- the LOC6609307 gene encoding zinc finger HIT domain-containing protein 3, whose amino-acid sequence MERCIICVDNLRKYKCSKCSAPYCSVACYKAHSESPQCATREYEVKKTEVGYQEEPTLHVPFPTDDTVPAEKLQQLENCQELRNLLHNPHLRSLLQQIDVAINAQSAMMAAMQEPLFVEFANACLQVVEPMTDAERTEFELYS is encoded by the exons ATGGAAAGATGCATTATTTGCGTGGATAACTTGAGAAAATACAAGTGCAGCAAATGCTCGGCACCCTA CTGCTCTGTGGCTTGTTATAAGGCACACAGTGAATCGCCCCAATGCGCGACAAGGGAGTACGAGGTTAAAAAGACTGAAGTTGGCTACCAGGAGGAACCTACGCTTCATGTGCCCTTCCCCACCGACGACACAGTTCCCGCGGAGAAGCTCCAGCAACTAG AAAACTGCCAGGAACTGCGTAATTTGCTCCACAATCCCCACCTGCGTTCTCTGCTCCAGCAGATTGATGTGGCCATCAATGCCCAGTCGGCTATGATGGCCGCCATGCAGGAGCCACTCTTCGTGGAGTTCGCTAATGCCTGTCTTCAAGTCGTCGAACCGATGACGGATGCGGAGCGCACTGAATTTGAGTTGTACTCCTGA